The proteins below are encoded in one region of Stieleria sp. JC731:
- a CDS encoding type II secretion system F family protein yields the protein MEIALLIVIFAMLTTSVFMLSRRLTLASNETLADQPMLFSAPALGGFNRALADSIPVSDSQRQRLSQDLSLSGSHHLNALDDFLAKRNIGILVCITLDAAGLAAGIADGVEAIYFSVAGTTLLMSYCVPRLILTSQSSKRRKELERAIPDVIDMVAMSIDGGVPLPKAIDQVELHCREMYPALASELRIVSRQAQSGSAEKAFDSFSKRIEMTEVAAWCAMMRQSQKLGGKLADSLREYAMRIRLDRQNRVERAGNSASLKLLLPVVLCLAPPIAILLVGPAVIEFRDFINRNKDATQTVIDKAQSGDVNAPI from the coding sequence ATGGAAATCGCCCTTCTAATCGTCATCTTCGCGATGTTGACAACCAGTGTTTTCATGTTGTCACGGCGACTGACACTCGCATCAAACGAGACTCTTGCCGACCAGCCGATGCTGTTTTCTGCTCCTGCGTTGGGCGGTTTCAATCGCGCATTGGCGGACTCGATCCCTGTTTCAGACTCACAGCGTCAGCGATTGAGCCAAGACTTAAGCCTTTCCGGTTCGCATCATCTCAACGCGCTCGACGATTTTCTAGCCAAACGCAATATAGGAATTTTGGTTTGCATCACGTTGGACGCGGCGGGATTGGCTGCCGGAATCGCGGATGGTGTCGAAGCGATCTACTTCAGCGTCGCCGGGACCACGCTATTGATGAGCTATTGCGTTCCACGATTAATTTTGACGAGTCAATCTTCCAAGCGGCGCAAAGAGCTAGAACGCGCTATTCCAGATGTGATCGATATGGTCGCCATGTCAATCGATGGCGGCGTGCCGCTTCCAAAGGCGATCGATCAGGTCGAGCTACACTGTAGGGAGATGTACCCTGCGTTAGCCAGCGAGCTACGAATTGTCAGCAGGCAAGCTCAATCAGGAAGTGCGGAAAAGGCGTTTGACTCGTTTTCCAAACGCATCGAAATGACCGAAGTCGCGGCATGGTGCGCGATGATGCGTCAGAGTCAAAAATTGGGTGGAAAGCTCGCCGATTCGCTTCGTGAATATGCGATGCGAATTCGCTTGGATCGTCAAAACCGCGTGGAGCGAGCAGGAAATTCAGCTTCGCTAAAGCTGTTGCTTCCGGTGGTTCTTTGCTTGGCCCCGCCAATTGCGATTCTGTTAGTGGGGCCCGCTGTGATCGAATTTCGAGATTTCATCAACCGAAATAAAGATGCAACGCAAACCGTCATCGACAAGGCACAAAGCGGGGACGTTAACGCCCCGATCTAA
- a CDS encoding YqaE/Pmp3 family membrane protein produces MSTATPTSTNTLLKVILAVLLPPLAVFMERGIGTQFFLNIVLTLIGFWIIGIIHALAVIL; encoded by the coding sequence ATGTCTACCGCGACCCCAACTAGTACCAACACCCTACTGAAAGTTATCCTCGCCGTTCTCCTTCCACCGCTTGCGGTCTTCATGGAACGCGGCATCGGAACTCAGTTTTTCCTGAATATCGTCCTAACCCTGATCGGATTCTGGATTATCGGTATCATCCACGCGTTGGCGGTCATCCTGTAG
- a CDS encoding type II secretion system F family protein, whose product MMPSSVEIAIFCGITVVAALAAIMVRRKADSSASEPAVAKLQLRRDAKLATASESDSVGSGFDRWLELVLIRAGISMDRLTFMTLLCAIAFTIGGAGVALDINPLLIVPFVFVVPLIGMIGVYVKMKLRLGKFEKLFPTSLELLARATRAGENLENAFQIAADSCETPVKEELTQCVRQMRLGMPPTAVVADLARRVDSSNVHLLSHSISIHHVLGGRLAESLDRLSLVIHNRSECEQKIKSMTSIGRFAILSIVLMGFFVLIYLTMAEPDYISNLFSSSLGHKMLAYAAVSELIGLVWVGYTLKSDL is encoded by the coding sequence ATGATGCCGTCTTCAGTTGAAATTGCGATCTTCTGTGGCATCACTGTTGTCGCCGCGCTGGCGGCCATCATGGTGCGCCGCAAAGCCGATTCGTCTGCATCTGAACCCGCTGTCGCAAAATTACAACTGCGACGCGACGCCAAGTTGGCAACGGCTTCAGAATCCGATTCGGTCGGTAGCGGCTTTGATCGTTGGCTTGAACTGGTTCTGATCCGTGCAGGAATCTCGATGGATCGCTTGACCTTCATGACTCTGCTGTGCGCGATCGCATTCACCATTGGCGGCGCCGGGGTGGCATTGGACATCAATCCGTTGCTGATCGTGCCCTTCGTGTTTGTGGTCCCGTTGATTGGGATGATCGGTGTCTATGTCAAAATGAAATTGCGATTGGGCAAGTTTGAAAAACTGTTTCCGACATCACTCGAACTACTCGCAAGGGCGACGCGTGCCGGTGAAAACCTGGAAAACGCATTTCAGATCGCAGCCGACTCATGCGAAACGCCTGTCAAAGAAGAACTGACACAGTGCGTTCGTCAGATGCGGTTGGGTATGCCACCGACAGCAGTGGTGGCTGATTTGGCCAGACGCGTCGATTCCAGCAACGTTCACTTGCTGTCGCATTCGATTTCAATTCACCATGTACTCGGTGGGCGACTGGCCGAATCGCTTGATCGACTTTCGCTAGTGATTCACAACCGCAGTGAGTGTGAGCAGAAGATCAAGTCGATGACCAGCATCGGTCGATTCGCCATCCTTTCGATCGTTCTGATGGGGTTCTTTGTTCTGATCTACCTAACGATGGCGGAGCCTGATTACATCAGCAATCTTTTCAGTAGCAGTCTTGGGCACAAAATGTTGGCGTATGCCGCCGTTTCGGAACTGATCGGTCTTGTTTGGGTCGGGTACACATTGAAGTCGGATCTCTAA
- a CDS encoding YihY/virulence factor BrkB family protein, translating into MDIFKKTFADFFEDRCMTMSAALAYYTVFALPPLLYLLIIIMTFGLSLAYESSQAEEQAQTLLEQQTAQMIGNSAASDEIASIIQSDRETGGQWWKSTVSFIAIIVSATGVVSAIQDSLNRVWSVKPDPRRSGIKDFFLKRLLSLAMILGLGFLLLVSLVVSTMLSLIGNHVASMVGSGNLLAQFINYVVQTFVTYVLFASIFKFMPDANTRWRDVAVGAAFTTTLFLIGRFALSHYLSESKPGAELGSAAASLAVILVWVYYSSMIFLLGAEATKAYSIKYGGGIQPQRGAVRVVETTRPRTPTSTG; encoded by the coding sequence ATGGACATCTTCAAAAAGACGTTTGCCGATTTCTTTGAAGATCGTTGCATGACGATGTCAGCCGCCTTGGCTTACTACACAGTATTCGCGCTGCCGCCACTACTGTATCTACTGATCATCATCATGACCTTTGGGTTGTCGCTGGCATACGAGTCCAGCCAGGCCGAGGAACAAGCACAGACATTGCTTGAGCAGCAGACGGCTCAGATGATTGGCAATTCTGCAGCATCCGATGAAATTGCCTCGATTATCCAAAGTGATCGCGAGACTGGCGGACAGTGGTGGAAGTCCACCGTCAGCTTTATCGCGATCATTGTTAGCGCCACCGGTGTCGTCAGCGCGATTCAAGATTCGCTCAACCGAGTTTGGTCCGTCAAACCGGACCCGCGCCGATCTGGAATCAAAGACTTCTTTCTTAAGCGACTCTTATCACTGGCGATGATTCTTGGACTTGGCTTTTTGCTGCTGGTCTCTTTGGTTGTATCGACCATGCTGTCGCTCATCGGTAACCATGTCGCCTCGATGGTGGGTAGCGGCAACCTTCTAGCTCAGTTCATCAACTACGTCGTACAGACCTTCGTTACCTATGTACTGTTCGCATCGATCTTCAAATTCATGCCCGATGCGAACACTCGATGGCGAGACGTTGCGGTCGGCGCGGCGTTCACAACGACACTGTTTCTAATCGGCCGGTTCGCTTTGTCTCACTATCTGAGCGAGAGCAAGCCGGGTGCGGAACTCGGAAGTGCAGCTGCGTCGCTGGCCGTGATCCTGGTTTGGGTCTATTACAGCAGTATGATCTTTTTACTGGGCGCAGAAGCGACCAAGGCGTACTCCATCAAGTACGGCGGAGGCATTCAGCCGCAACGCGGTGCGGTGCGAGTTGTCGAGACCACCCGCCCACGCACTCCCACCTCAACTGGCTAG
- a CDS encoding AI-2E family transporter produces MQSSEDSEAASEPTAPVSVSKDESSPEVSAAQFSASTLAEMPSLSRVLSVVVLLAGILVVGMLFYKVMVGFFIPLFMAAALVVIFHPVHEWFVKKFKGRKSVAAVATTSVILTIVLLPFILLITVAVGQLTGLVGRTDLDDVKSAMERAREQLGLKLEFADRYRRLDALAGMVGDIDKPDEVTSYIQESEELIVFLDQKTSGASPTGDTSDVAVERLSELGETVDELKEMQSAEDVDPVDKIALAERFHRQGVVASAAIHSWINAKLGGSFRAQAKLLTNPSERDFAEAIRSVREFLQPRFVKFSGATGQALIHMAFSLLIMVISIYFFFVDGPAMVRTLMRLSPLDDNYELQLLHEFEKTSRAVVLASVLSALVQGLLAAIAFFFLGFESYVLLFLVTTVMALVPFLGAASVWLPCTVYLAAVDQRYGAAIFLFIYGAALVSSIDNVIKAIVLHGHSELHPLIALLSVLGGVPVFGPIGILIGPMVVVFLQTLLEILNHELQLRDAQSDDPVVPPAEMIAVEPSPSG; encoded by the coding sequence GTGCAATCATCTGAGGATTCCGAAGCAGCGTCTGAGCCAACAGCCCCCGTATCAGTTTCGAAAGATGAATCCTCGCCAGAGGTTTCGGCTGCCCAGTTCAGTGCATCGACCTTAGCCGAGATGCCGTCGCTGTCACGCGTCTTATCGGTCGTCGTCCTGCTCGCCGGCATTTTGGTTGTCGGAATGCTGTTTTACAAAGTCATGGTGGGATTCTTTATCCCGCTGTTCATGGCTGCGGCTCTGGTTGTGATTTTTCACCCAGTTCACGAGTGGTTTGTAAAAAAGTTCAAAGGACGCAAGTCAGTCGCCGCGGTAGCAACGACATCCGTCATTCTGACAATCGTGTTGCTGCCGTTCATCTTGCTGATCACCGTTGCCGTCGGACAATTGACAGGCCTGGTCGGACGGACAGATCTGGATGACGTAAAGTCAGCGATGGAACGTGCTCGCGAGCAGCTCGGTTTGAAGCTTGAGTTTGCGGATCGGTATCGCCGGCTTGACGCCCTTGCAGGGATGGTTGGCGATATCGACAAACCGGACGAAGTCACCTCCTACATCCAAGAGTCCGAAGAGCTGATCGTCTTCTTGGACCAGAAGACCAGTGGTGCTTCACCGACTGGTGATACCAGCGACGTCGCTGTCGAGCGACTTTCGGAACTTGGCGAGACGGTTGACGAACTAAAAGAAATGCAATCGGCCGAAGATGTTGACCCCGTCGACAAAATCGCCCTGGCAGAACGATTTCACCGCCAAGGGGTCGTCGCCTCAGCAGCGATTCACAGCTGGATCAATGCCAAACTTGGTGGTTCGTTTCGCGCCCAAGCAAAACTGCTGACAAACCCAAGCGAACGTGACTTTGCCGAAGCAATCAGGTCCGTTCGCGAATTCCTGCAACCGCGTTTTGTCAAGTTTTCAGGCGCGACCGGCCAAGCCTTGATCCACATGGCGTTCAGTTTGTTGATCATGGTGATCTCGATCTACTTTTTCTTTGTTGACGGTCCCGCCATGGTCAGAACGCTGATGCGTCTGAGCCCACTGGATGACAACTATGAACTGCAACTGCTGCACGAATTCGAAAAGACAAGTCGAGCGGTGGTTCTAGCGAGCGTTTTAAGTGCCTTGGTGCAAGGTTTACTCGCCGCGATCGCATTCTTCTTCCTAGGATTCGAATCCTACGTCTTACTATTCCTGGTAACGACGGTGATGGCCTTGGTCCCGTTCTTGGGTGCTGCCTCCGTTTGGCTGCCTTGCACGGTGTACCTCGCCGCAGTTGATCAGCGATATGGTGCAGCCATCTTCCTGTTTATCTATGGCGCAGCATTGGTCTCTTCAATTGATAACGTGATCAAAGCCATCGTGCTGCATGGTCATTCGGAACTTCATCCGCTGATCGCATTGCTCAGTGTCCTTGGTGGCGTTCCGGTATTTGGCCCCATCGGGATTCTGATTGGCCCAATGGTCGTGGTGTTCTTGCAAACCTTGTTGGAAATCCTCAACCACGAACTGCAACTTCGTGATGCACAATCCGACGATCCGGTTGTTCCGCCAGCGGAAATGATCGCGGTTGAGCCGTCTCCATCAGGCTAA
- a CDS encoding DUF6690 family protein yields MSTDMVPVRYRIAAALAAAGIGPYVATETDLGRNTVQSVNGLFGSSAPVVSEAKDDLAHGIGATEEQRERGYANNSLYEVEKLREVRHKEFRYETELAQKLGAISDDPEERPTLSGHQVADIGQLLRFDIGPNWVISQFSRVSTVLANLNLKGLRVPIVTGIRADDLAGTLTYYFDSSDHLQRVTFHGFTGDPSKLERLMVSGYGLQREPALEAGAYTKRWNGRPTHFLRLTHAPVVFSDAVHQKYTVFFELNHPDLPYGISAEARKIVETDHHTGRW; encoded by the coding sequence ATGAGTACTGACATGGTTCCCGTTCGCTACAGAATTGCTGCTGCCCTCGCCGCTGCAGGAATCGGTCCCTATGTGGCCACTGAAACCGATCTAGGTCGAAATACCGTGCAGTCGGTCAATGGCCTCTTTGGCTCAAGTGCGCCAGTTGTCAGTGAAGCGAAAGATGATTTGGCGCATGGGATCGGAGCGACTGAAGAGCAACGAGAGCGCGGATACGCGAACAATTCTCTCTACGAGGTTGAGAAACTTCGTGAAGTGCGTCACAAAGAGTTCCGCTACGAGACCGAACTTGCGCAGAAGCTTGGCGCGATATCCGATGACCCGGAGGAACGCCCAACGCTCAGCGGTCATCAAGTTGCTGACATCGGGCAATTGCTGCGTTTTGATATCGGCCCAAACTGGGTCATTTCGCAGTTCTCGCGTGTTAGCACGGTGCTAGCGAATTTGAACCTGAAAGGCCTTCGAGTCCCCATCGTCACGGGGATTAGGGCCGATGATCTCGCCGGCACTCTGACCTACTACTTTGACAGCTCCGACCATTTACAGCGGGTCACGTTTCATGGGTTCACGGGCGATCCCTCGAAACTTGAACGTCTTATGGTTAGTGGATACGGCCTTCAACGGGAACCTGCTTTGGAAGCCGGTGCGTATACCAAACGTTGGAACGGACGTCCTACACACTTCCTGCGGCTCACGCACGCGCCCGTCGTTTTCAGCGATGCGGTTCATCAGAAGTACACGGTGTTCTTTGAGTTAAATCATCCCGACTTGCCGTATGGGATCAGTGCGGAAGCACGTAAGATTGTCGAAACTGACCACCACACCGGTCGCTGGTAA
- a CDS encoding CheR family methyltransferase: MKRPNETSKTDVSANATDVIESNPSNDDDNIHLSTTPSFVVGIGSSAGGLESLEKIFCSMPIDLGLAFVVVQHLSPTMESRLDELLSRMTEMDVNLVTDGIQVQPNTIYVIPPGHGIEYRDGCLWLFSRPTDGTAHRSIDQFFRSLAENLKERSIGIVLSGAGDDGSRGSRLIDEQMGLVIVQEPASCRFPTMPQHVMAAGTQCIVSKPELIGDVLQRYVDNEDRHSFVRQFMTGDKEESGIDLVLSHLKATFQLDFTNYKTKTIERRILRRMSLTGYDRIDDYSSYLSNNVNETHCLYQDLLINVTQFFRDAEAFEFLKQSVFPEMIRSKSSGTLRVWTCACATGEEAYSTAIVLQECIEELGSDVEFKIFATDIQEQSLAKAAAGVYSRSELTGVSPARLSKYFDEVENGYLVKSELRSRIVFANHNMLQNPPFAKLDLVTCRNFLIYLKREVQAWCLEEFKFALKHEGVLFLGPSETTSGFENAFETLNPHWRIYRRRSLPDTKEASPFAAARLPDSSLPRAPSEDLSGKPDRLLALYDLVLAKAIPPSILVADDLRVMHTFPGGERFMQVPTGRSTSHLYDLLKPHLLASVADALDQAQMGHPAEQQAVVSLQEKGKPEILISVQTLLDHATSTRYFLIQFGSETDGVSVASWESLKDPFEAGRADPKYLHECEKELEFAKQDIQVLTEQLGLANHELESLTKDFNTAVTGFELCEEELRSVHEELSAVNADHQKKISELERASTDIDNLIELIEACVVYFDNRLLIRRFSPSAAELLNLEMKDIGRNADIVSRRLGIAGLRPILERAHQEGGREKIQCETKFGTKTLVALAYREKDLVSGVMVSIQPKE, encoded by the coding sequence ATGAAACGACCAAATGAGACATCCAAGACGGATGTCTCGGCCAACGCTACGGATGTGATTGAATCCAATCCATCCAATGATGACGACAACATTCATCTTTCCACAACGCCCTCATTCGTTGTTGGGATCGGTTCTTCTGCGGGTGGGCTGGAATCACTCGAAAAGATCTTTTGCTCGATGCCAATCGATCTGGGGTTGGCGTTCGTCGTTGTTCAACACCTCTCGCCTACGATGGAAAGTCGTTTAGACGAATTGTTGTCAAGAATGACTGAGATGGACGTGAATTTGGTTACCGATGGGATCCAGGTGCAGCCAAATACGATCTATGTCATACCTCCGGGACACGGCATCGAGTATCGAGACGGATGCCTTTGGCTCTTCAGTCGCCCCACAGACGGTACCGCTCATCGATCCATCGACCAGTTCTTTCGATCCCTCGCAGAGAATCTAAAAGAGCGGTCAATCGGAATTGTACTATCAGGGGCGGGTGATGACGGCAGCCGCGGATCTCGTTTGATTGACGAGCAGATGGGATTGGTGATTGTCCAAGAGCCTGCGTCATGTCGATTCCCAACGATGCCTCAGCACGTCATGGCCGCGGGAACTCAGTGTATCGTTTCGAAACCTGAATTGATCGGGGATGTTTTACAACGCTATGTGGACAACGAAGACAGACATTCCTTTGTCCGGCAGTTCATGACGGGAGACAAAGAAGAATCCGGAATCGATCTTGTGCTTTCACATTTGAAGGCAACGTTTCAACTCGATTTTACCAACTACAAGACCAAGACCATCGAAAGGCGGATCCTGCGCCGCATGAGTCTCACTGGATACGATCGTATTGATGACTACTCGTCGTATCTATCCAATAATGTGAATGAAACGCATTGCTTGTATCAAGATTTGCTGATCAATGTCACGCAGTTTTTTAGAGACGCGGAGGCTTTCGAGTTTTTAAAACAATCTGTATTTCCAGAGATGATCCGTTCGAAGTCCTCTGGAACTCTTCGCGTGTGGACATGTGCATGCGCAACCGGCGAAGAAGCGTACTCAACTGCGATTGTTCTGCAGGAATGTATCGAAGAGTTGGGGTCCGATGTTGAATTCAAAATCTTTGCGACCGATATACAGGAGCAATCGCTGGCGAAAGCTGCCGCCGGAGTCTACTCGCGTTCTGAGCTTACCGGGGTGAGCCCGGCACGCCTGTCGAAGTATTTTGACGAGGTTGAAAACGGCTATTTGGTCAAAAGCGAATTGCGTAGTCGCATCGTTTTCGCGAACCACAACATGCTTCAGAATCCTCCGTTCGCCAAACTAGATCTTGTGACGTGTCGAAACTTTTTGATCTATCTCAAACGCGAAGTTCAGGCTTGGTGCCTTGAAGAGTTTAAATTCGCTTTGAAACATGAAGGCGTCTTATTTCTAGGGCCCAGCGAGACAACGAGCGGATTTGAAAACGCGTTTGAAACGTTGAATCCGCATTGGCGAATCTATCGAAGACGATCGCTACCTGACACTAAAGAAGCAAGTCCGTTCGCTGCGGCGCGATTGCCCGATTCGTCGTTGCCGCGTGCTCCGTCTGAAGATCTTTCCGGCAAACCTGACCGACTGCTCGCTCTCTATGACTTGGTGCTTGCGAAAGCGATTCCACCCAGCATTTTGGTGGCAGACGACCTACGTGTCATGCACACTTTTCCTGGCGGCGAGCGTTTCATGCAGGTCCCGACCGGACGTTCGACATCGCATCTTTATGATCTACTGAAGCCGCATCTGTTGGCATCTGTGGCTGATGCATTAGATCAAGCTCAAATGGGGCATCCTGCGGAGCAGCAAGCGGTGGTGTCATTGCAGGAAAAAGGCAAGCCGGAAATCCTGATTTCAGTTCAGACGCTACTCGATCACGCGACTTCGACCAGATATTTTTTGATACAATTCGGCAGCGAAACAGACGGAGTAAGTGTTGCGTCGTGGGAAAGTTTAAAGGATCCCTTTGAAGCAGGTCGTGCCGATCCAAAATATCTTCATGAATGTGAGAAAGAGCTAGAATTCGCCAAACAAGACATTCAGGTTCTGACCGAACAACTGGGATTAGCAAATCACGAGCTTGAATCACTGACGAAGGATTTCAATACCGCAGTCACCGGGTTCGAACTGTGTGAAGAAGAGCTGCGCAGCGTTCACGAAGAGTTGTCCGCGGTGAATGCGGACCATCAGAAAAAGATTAGCGAACTAGAACGTGCGAGCACTGATATCGACAACCTTATCGAGCTGATAGAGGCCTGCGTCGTTTACTTTGACAATCGTCTGCTCATCCGGCGGTTCTCTCCCAGCGCTGCCGAACTGCTAAACCTTGAGATGAAAGACATCGGACGCAATGCAGATATCGTTAGCCGTCGTCTTGGGATCGCGGGTTTGCGTCCTATTTTGGAACGGGCACACCAAGAAGGTGGAAGGGAAAAGATTCAGTGCGAGACTAAGTTCGGGACAAAAACCTTAGTCGCCCTTGCCTATCGTGAAAAGGACTTAGTCTCGGGTGTCATGGTCAGCATCCAGCCAAAGGAATAG
- a CDS encoding ATP-binding cassette domain-containing protein — MAVLSLANISIGFRGPNLLDEVTAQVEQGDRIGLLGRNGAGKTTLLKMLAGELTPDHGEIIASDSVVIRRLVQDVPQDESGTIEQMVRAGISKTLLSDPASAWQVDHSVERTLSDMQLDPTLDFQSLSSGMKRRVLLARSIVSQPDVLLLDEPTNHLDVESILWLEDFLKRWSKTLIFITHDRSFLQALASRIWEIDRGKLFDWTCDYSTFLKRKEQAIEAEEKQNALFDKRLAEEEAWIRQGIKARRTRNEGRVRRLKEMRVQRQDRQKQVGKAKLSVHEAERSGVLVADVKDMSFAYGDHEIVRDFSTTIMRGDKIGLIGPNGAGKSTLLKLLLGQLAPDSGTVRLGTKLEIAYFDQLRDTLDPEQTVQENVGEGSDELTIGGAKKHILGYLQDYLFTPERARTKVKFLSGGERNRALLAKLMTKPANVLILDEPTNDLDAETLELLEDVLVSFEGTLLLVSHDRTFLNNVVTSTLVFEDNNVRAYVGGYDDWQQAVKRRSDSTPKTVEKPKNNSPASQPAKTESKQTQPPTQTQPAKKKLSYKEQRELDSLPEKIEATETKIAEMHTMMADPAYYQSGGDKVANDAVQLKSLESELQEYYTRWEELEA, encoded by the coding sequence ATGGCAGTCCTTTCCCTCGCGAACATCTCAATCGGCTTTCGCGGACCCAATCTTCTTGATGAAGTCACGGCTCAGGTCGAACAAGGCGACCGAATCGGCTTGCTAGGTCGAAACGGAGCGGGCAAAACGACGCTGCTAAAAATGCTCGCCGGTGAATTGACGCCAGATCACGGAGAGATCATCGCATCGGATTCCGTAGTGATCCGCCGACTGGTTCAAGACGTACCGCAGGACGAGTCCGGAACGATCGAACAGATGGTCCGTGCAGGCATCTCCAAGACATTGCTTTCAGACCCCGCTTCCGCTTGGCAGGTCGACCATAGTGTCGAACGAACGCTTAGCGACATGCAATTGGATCCGACTCTGGATTTCCAGTCTCTCTCCAGCGGGATGAAGCGACGTGTCTTGTTGGCCCGCTCAATCGTCAGCCAACCTGATGTGTTATTGCTCGACGAACCGACCAACCACTTGGACGTCGAATCCATTTTGTGGCTCGAAGATTTTTTGAAGCGCTGGTCGAAGACGCTAATTTTCATCACCCACGACCGATCGTTTTTACAAGCGCTGGCGTCTCGCATTTGGGAAATCGATCGCGGCAAGTTATTCGACTGGACGTGCGACTATTCCACATTTTTGAAGCGCAAAGAGCAAGCGATTGAGGCAGAGGAAAAGCAAAACGCTTTGTTCGACAAGCGGCTTGCCGAAGAGGAAGCTTGGATTCGTCAAGGCATCAAGGCACGCCGGACACGCAACGAAGGACGTGTTCGAAGGTTGAAAGAAATGCGGGTCCAACGGCAGGATCGCCAAAAGCAAGTTGGCAAAGCGAAGCTTTCAGTTCACGAAGCCGAACGCAGTGGTGTCCTTGTCGCTGATGTGAAAGACATGAGCTTCGCCTACGGGGACCACGAAATTGTTCGTGACTTTTCCACCACTATTATGCGCGGTGACAAGATCGGCTTGATCGGCCCCAACGGTGCGGGAAAGTCGACCTTGCTGAAGTTGCTGCTCGGCCAATTGGCTCCCGATTCGGGGACCGTCCGTCTGGGTACAAAACTGGAAATCGCTTACTTCGACCAATTGCGTGACACTCTCGATCCCGAACAGACCGTCCAGGAAAATGTCGGCGAAGGTAGCGATGAGTTAACGATTGGCGGGGCCAAGAAGCACATCCTCGGATACCTTCAAGACTACCTTTTCACACCCGAGCGAGCCCGTACCAAAGTCAAATTCCTTTCCGGCGGAGAACGCAACCGAGCTTTGCTTGCGAAGTTGATGACGAAGCCAGCAAACGTCTTGATCTTGGACGAACCGACAAACGATCTTGATGCCGAAACGCTCGAGCTACTCGAAGATGTATTGGTCAGCTTTGAAGGTACACTTCTGTTGGTCAGCCACGACCGGACGTTCTTGAACAACGTTGTTACGAGCACGTTGGTTTTCGAAGACAACAATGTGCGGGCGTACGTGGGCGGATATGACGACTGGCAACAAGCAGTCAAACGGCGTAGCGATTCAACGCCCAAAACGGTAGAGAAGCCAAAGAACAATTCGCCAGCAAGCCAGCCAGCGAAAACAGAATCAAAGCAAACTCAGCCACCGACACAAACTCAGCCGGCAAAGAAAAAGCTCAGCTACAAAGAGCAACGTGAGCTAGACAGCCTTCCGGAAAAAATCGAAGCGACAGAAACAAAAATCGCAGAGATGCATACCATGATGGCTGACCCGGCGTACTACCAAAGCGGTGGCGACAAGGTTGCCAACGATGCCGTGCAACTGAAGTCTCTCGAATCAGAACTGCAGGAATATTACACTCGCTGGGAAGAACTCGAAGCTTGA
- a CDS encoding ANTAR domain-containing response regulator, whose translation MIDRVNRQQTIYLAHGDTSVRKVLTTIIITLGHKLPVTTDSGKELIDAAVSKPADVLIASPGLSDMDGIEALIQVGYVKPTPSIIVAKNDDLDKVERAMEDHVMAYLVEPVTAESLQPAIFLCQKRFRHLQSLEEQVTSLQQKLDDRKQIEKAKGIIMQVRQLDEPEAHRYLQNTARRTRRRLAEIAKQIVDGGSLLGIDDFLNDLDIDRQT comes from the coding sequence ATGATAGATAGGGTCAATAGACAACAGACAATTTATTTGGCACACGGCGACACGTCGGTGCGCAAGGTCCTAACAACGATCATCATCACGCTTGGTCACAAGCTACCCGTCACGACCGATTCCGGGAAAGAGTTGATCGATGCCGCTGTCTCAAAACCGGCTGATGTGTTGATCGCTTCACCTGGCCTATCGGATATGGATGGGATCGAAGCGTTGATACAGGTTGGCTATGTCAAACCGACGCCCAGTATCATCGTCGCTAAAAACGACGATCTGGACAAAGTCGAACGCGCCATGGAAGATCATGTAATGGCGTATTTGGTCGAGCCGGTCACCGCCGAATCTCTGCAGCCCGCCATCTTTCTGTGCCAGAAACGATTTCGGCATCTGCAGTCGTTGGAAGAGCAGGTGACTTCGCTTCAGCAAAAGCTAGACGATCGAAAACAGATCGAGAAAGCGAAAGGTATCATCATGCAGGTGCGGCAATTGGATGAACCGGAAGCACACCGCTATCTCCAAAACACCGCGCGTCGAACAAGGCGTCGGCTGGCGGAGATTGCCAAACAGATCGTCGATGGTGGAAGCCTTCTAGGAATAGATGACTTCTTGAACGATCTCGACATCGACCGTCAAACCTAG